ACCTCTGTGTCCTCTTCCTCCTGCAATCCCTGGCCTCGCAGCTCGCACCAACCCAAGGCCTCGCAGATAAGCATGACACCACGGCAGCGCACATCATCCATGGAGGATCTGGACTGCTGCTGAATCAGCTGGCCGGTAGCAGGAGCCTGGAGGTAGCGTCGTTCGTCCCTCTGTCGCTCTTATTTGGCTCCTTGTAGCTTTTCTGTGGTTCGATATAGGAGTACTTCCGACGGACATGTTTTCTTCTCTGCCTGTTCTGCGCATAATCTTTTGATCGTGTGTAGGTGTTCCTCGGAGTTTGCCATGGCCGCGACGGCGAGGCTCCGGCCAGCGCGAGCACGCGGCGTGCTCTGGGTCGTCTCGGTGTTGCTCGTCTGCGGCGCTGCGGCGTACAAGCCTGAGGACAACTACCTCGTCAGCTGTGGGTCCTCGCTGGACACGCCGGTGGGCCGGAGGCTCTTCCTCGCCGAcgacggcgcctccggcgcggtCACCCTGACGTCCCCTCGCAGCGCCGCGGTGAAGGCCCCGCCGGACCTGGTGTCCGGCTTCCGCGACGCCGCGCTGTACCAGAACGCCAGGGTGTTCTCCGCGCCCTCCTCCTACTCCTTCGCCATCAGGCACCGCGGCCGGCACTTCCTCCGCCTCCACTTCTTCCCCTTCGTGTACCGGAGCTACGACCTCGCCGCGGCGGCCAGGGCGTTCAAGGTGTCCACGCAGGACGCCGTGCTGCTCGAGGACGGCATCCCGGCGCCCGAGCCCGGCAACGCGTCGACGTCGACGTCGCCCCAGCCGGCGCGCCTGGAGTTCCTCCTGGACGTCGCGCGCGACACGCTGGTGGTCTCGTTCGTGCCGCTCGCCGACGGGGGCATCGCCTTCGTCAACGCCGTCGAGCTCGTCTCCGTGCCCGACGGCCTCGTCGCCGACGCGGCGGACTCGTCGACGGGCCGGCCGGAGCCCATCCCCGCCGTGCTGCCGCTGCAGACGGCCTACCGCCTCAACGTGGGCGGCCCGGCCGTCGCGCCCGACGACGACGCGCTCTGGCGAGAGTGGACCACCGACCTGCGATTCCTCTCCCATTCTGTGGCCGACGCGGTGACTCGGGAGGTCCGCTACAACGGGATGCTGAACCGGCTGCCCGGGCAAGCGACGGCGACCGACGCGCCGGACATCGTCTACGCCACGGCGAGGGAGCTCGTGATCAACGGCAGCTCATTCGACGGGCAGAAACAGATGGCGTGGCAGTTCGACGTCgacaccagctccagctacttcatcagGTTCCACTTCTGCGACATCGTCGGCAAGGCTCCCCACCAGCTCCACATCAACGCCTACGTCGATGACGCCACCGTGAAGCAGGACCTCGACCTCGCCGCCGTCGGCGATGGTGCGCTGGCGTTCCCGTACTACACGGACTTCGTGTTGCCTGCTAGCGAGGCGTCCGGGAAACTCGCCGTCCATGTTGGCCCTCTGGCAAATAAGATCGTCATGCCCGCCGCCATCCTCAATGGGATTGAGATCATGAAGATGCACCTGAGCGCCGggtccgtcgtcgtcgtccaGCCGGCGGCGGGGGCAGCCAAGTCGCGTTTCGCCGTCGTTCTTGGCTCCGTgtgtggagcgctcgctttcatatcCGTCGCCGTTGCTCTCGCCATTGTCCttaggaagaaggagaaggagaaggaggtggaggagggTGCCAAGGAGCAGCCGACGCCGACGCAGAGCCAGTCGTCCACGCCATGGATGCCACTCCTCGGCCGCTTCAGCGTTCGCGGCGCCATTGCGTCAGGATCGTCAAGCTTCACCACTGCCGGGAACACTCCGGGAGCGAGCCCCAGGGCTGCTGCCGCTGCCGCGGTGATGCCGAGCTACCGTTTCCCGCTCGCTATGTTGCAAGACGCGACGCGCAACTTCGACGACAGCCTCATCATCGGAGAGGGAGGGTTCGGCAAGGTGTACGGCGCCGTGCTCCAGGACGGCACCAAGGTCGCCGTGAAGCGCGCGAGCCCGGAGTCGCAGCAGGGCGCGCGGGAGTTCCGCACGGAGATCgagctgctgtccgggctgcgcCACCGCCACCTGGTGTCCCTCGTCGGCTACTGCGACGAGCGGG
The Aegilops tauschii subsp. strangulata cultivar AL8/78 chromosome 3, Aet v6.0, whole genome shotgun sequence genome window above contains:
- the LOC109782998 gene encoding probable receptor-like protein kinase At5g59700 gives rise to the protein MAATARLRPARARGVLWVVSVLLVCGAAAYKPEDNYLVSCGSSLDTPVGRRLFLADDGASGAVTLTSPRSAAVKAPPDLVSGFRDAALYQNARVFSAPSSYSFAIRHRGRHFLRLHFFPFVYRSYDLAAAARAFKVSTQDAVLLEDGIPAPEPGNASTSTSPQPARLEFLLDVARDTLVVSFVPLADGGIAFVNAVELVSVPDGLVADAADSSTGRPEPIPAVLPLQTAYRLNVGGPAVAPDDDALWREWTTDLRFLSHSVADAVTREVRYNGMLNRLPGQATATDAPDIVYATARELVINGSSFDGQKQMAWQFDVDTSSSYFIRFHFCDIVGKAPHQLHINAYVDDATVKQDLDLAAVGDGALAFPYYTDFVLPASEASGKLAVHVGPLANKIVMPAAILNGIEIMKMHLSAGSVVVVQPAAGAAKSRFAVVLGSVCGALAFISVAVALAIVLRKKEKEKEVEEGAKEQPTPTQSQSSTPWMPLLGRFSVRGAIASGSSSFTTAGNTPGASPRAAAAAAVMPSYRFPLAMLQDATRNFDDSLIIGEGGFGKVYGAVLQDGTKVAVKRASPESQQGAREFRTEIELLSGLRHRHLVSLVGYCDEREEMILLYEYMEHGSLRSRLYGRGGAAPLSWAQRLEACAGAARGLLYLHTAVDKPVIHRDVKSSNILLDGDLAGKVADFGLSKAGPVLDETHVSTAVKGSFGYVDPEYCRTRQLTAKSDVYSLGVVLLEAVCARPVVDPRLPKPMSNLVEWGLHWQGRGELEKIVDRRIAAAARPAALRKYGETVARCLAERGADRPAMEDVVWNLQFVMRLQEGDGLDFSDVSSLNMVTELTPPRRQRSAVDHDGLDYSDVNSLNMVTELTPPQTGSVEGDGEADDDFTDASMRGTFWQMVNVRSR